From the Astatotilapia calliptera chromosome 6, fAstCal1.2, whole genome shotgun sequence genome, one window contains:
- the LOC113024662 gene encoding transcription factor IIIA-like, translating into MGNEDVISWHRKWRHVEKPSGKRRYREKKRVFERAKNNSPVNAAEMEAKVDSYKRYICSFSGCSAAYNKQWKLDAHLCKHTGVKPYSCERDGCSKAFCSKYHLARHELSHSGEKPFRCTVDGCAEAFTTNANRARHIGRIHCLEPRKYVCRFEGCGLEFKKNKQLKSHMCEQHTQLPPYQCTYEGCQMRFSFPSKLKRHEKVHRGYPCKEESCVFTGKTWTEYLKHRKEQHRVTLKCEQCSRVFRDTWFLQQHQHIHSEMRVVLKCPRDTCDRSFTTAFNLQSHISSFHEEHRPFVCTHAGCGKTFAMNQSLQRHSVVHDPQRKKLKKPRAKRSLASRLSGYCETKRVVYKMQPEHAAHRQSSQEKADQPGPFELVSLLQDASLLCSPAVDRQGLTNTLATPLSV; encoded by the coding sequence ATGGGTAATGAAGACGTAATTTCCTGGCATCGGAAGTGGCGTCACGTCGAAAAGCCCTCTGGGAAGCGCCGGTATCGGGAGAAAAAACGTGTTTTTGAGCGAGCTAAAAACAATTCGCCTGTCAATGCCGCAGAAATGGAAGCGAAAGTGGACTCATACAAACGTTATATCTGTTCGTTTAGCGGCTGCTCGGCTGCCTACAACAAACAGTGGAAACTGGACGCTCACTTGTGTAAGCACACGGGGGTGAAGCCGTACTCGTGCGAGCGCGACGGCTGCAGTAAGGCGTTCTGTAGTAAGTACCACCTAGCGAGGCACGAGCTCAGTCACAGCGGAGAGAAGCCTTTCCGGTGCACCGTGGACGGCTGCGCGGAGGCCTTCACCACCAACGCAAACCGGGCCCGACACATCGGCCGCATCCACTGCCTGGAGCCGAGGAAATACGTCTGCAGGTTTGAGGGCTGCGGCCTCGAGTTCAAGAAGAACAAACAGCTCAAATCTCACATGTGTGAGCAGCACACTCAGCTGCCCCCTTATCAGTGCACTTATGAAGGCTGCCAGATGCGATTCAGCTTCCCCAGCAAACTGAAGCGTCACGAGAAGGTCCACAGAGGGTACCCCTGCAAAGAGGAGAGCTGTGTCTTCACGGGGAAGACCTGGACCGAGTACCTGAAGCACAGGAAGGAGCAGCATAGAGTCACCCTGAAGTGTGAGCAGTGTAGCCGAGTGTTCAGGGACACCTGGTTtctgcagcagcatcagcaCATCCACTCTGAAATGAGAGTGGTCCTCAAATGTCCCAGGGATACCTGTGACAGGTCGTTCACCACTGCCTTCAACCTGCAGAGCCACATCAGCTCCTTCCACGAGGAGCACCGACCCTTCGTCTGCACCCATGCCGGCTGTGGGAAGACGTTCGCCATGAACCAGAGCCTCCAGCGTCACAGCGTCGTCCACGACCCACAGAGGAAGAAGCTGAAGAAGCCAAGAGCCAAAAGATCTCTTGCTTCGAGGTTAAGCGGTTACTGTGAAACAAAGAGAGTGGTCTACAAAATGCAACCCGAACATGCAGCGCATAGACAGTCTTCACAAGAGAAAGCTGACCAGCCTGGCCCTTTTGAGCTGGTGTCTCTCCTACAGGACGCATCCTTGCTGTGCAGCCCTGCTGTGGACAGGCAGGGACTTACAAACACCCTGGCTACACCATTATCAGTGTAG
- the yju2b gene encoding putative splicing factor YJU2B, with amino-acid sequence MGERKGTNKYYPPDFDPAKHGSLNGYHKTHALRERARKLSQGILIIRFEMPYNIWCDGCKNHIGMGVRYNAEKKKVGNYYTTPIYRFRMKCHLCVNYIEMQTDPATCDYVIVSGARRKEERWDMAENEQILTTERAEKEKLETDAMYKLDHGGKDKEKLKKALPSLSEIQDYQAGKKDDFQLNSTLRRKFREEKKVLADQEEKDNAVRMRTNLSIPLLPEKEEDKKLAALLTYQAPDSYEDKQQSKRKEIASRSWFNSASTPPGGAAGNLLHKLGLQGKEIAVAKALGSSHSPLIRKRTSQSGNKTEQCATITRRKSHHDVSTSDGDISLATPTVETPCIVSEQMVQNETNGDGFKEVYIRPTEEADKKLTNGKVEDRSKCSGGVTSLVADYSDSDSESGQ; translated from the exons ATG GGTGAAAGAAAGGGAACAAACAAGTATTATCCTCCAGATTTTGATCCGGCCAAG CATGGATCCCTCAACGGCTACCATAAGACCCACGCCCTGCGTGAGAGAGCCCGGAAACTGTCCCAGGGCATCCTCATTATCAG GTTTGAGATGCCTTACAACATCTGGTGTGATGGCTGCAAAAATCACATTGGCATGG GGGTTCGGTACAACGcggagaagaagaaagtgggGAACTATTACACCACGCCAATTTACAG ATTTCGGATGAAGTGCCATCTCTGTGTGAACTACATTGAGATGCAGACAGACCCAGCCACTTGTGACTATGTCATAGTAAGCGGGGCTCGCAGGAAGGAGGAGCGCTGGGACATGGCTGAGAATGAACAGATTCTCACTACAG AGCGGGCAGAGAAGGAGAAGCTGGAGACGGATGCCATGTACAAACTGGACCACGGTGGGAAAGACAAGGAGAAGCTAAAAAAGGCTCTGCCGTCTCTGTCAGAGATCCAGGACTATCAGGCCGGGAAGAAGGATGACTTCCAGCTCAACAGCACCCTCCGTAGGAAATTCAGA GAAGAGAAGAAAGTTCTGGCTGATCAGGAGGAGAAGGATAATGCGGTGAGGATGAGAACCAACTTATCCATCCCACTGTTaccagagaaggaggaggataaGAAACTGGCAGCACTACTTACCTACCAGGCACCTGACT CATATGAGGACAAACAGCAGAGCAAAAGGAAGGAGATCGCCTCTCGTTCATGGTTTAACTCTGCGTCAacaccaccaggtggtgctgCAGGCAACCTGCTCCATAAGCTTGGACTCCAAGGGAAAGAAATAGCTGTGGCCAAAGCCCTGGGTTCCTCACACAGTCCTTTAATCCGCAAACGGACATCACAGTCTGGAAACAAGACTGAACAGTGTGCCACCATCACCCGCAGAAAGTCACACCATGATGTCAGCACAAGCGATGGGGACATTTCATTGGCCACACCCACAGTGGAAACCCCATGTATAGTATCGGAACAAATGGTTCAGAATGAGACAAATGGTGATGGTTTCAAGGAAGTATATATCAGACCTACagaggaagcagacaaaaaactgACAAATGGAAAGGTGGAGGACCGGAGTAAATGCTCAGGAGGAGTCACATCTCTGGTGGCAGACTACAGTGACTCGGATTCAGAGTCTGGACAGTGA